A DNA window from Calliphora vicina chromosome 1, idCalVici1.1, whole genome shotgun sequence contains the following coding sequences:
- the Abi gene encoding abl interactor 2 isoform X2: MVMGENIMDELASLIRTEIPDGRQSLRDSYTNLERVADYCEDTYYRADNKKAALEATKNYTTQSLASVAYQINTLAYSYMQLLELQAQQLSEMESQMNHIAQTVQIHKEKVARREIGVLTANKVSTRQFKIVAPINPEKPIKYVRKAIDYSILDDIGHSINTNQMNRNPKQQHRGSSHGSVQSLAQPSVVGPPPTTKPPTPPQMSRGGNTGTLGKSVSNTGTLGKSSREYRTPPVVNPPQVPSHYAPNYPIGHPKRLSSASSSTTATGVSSTGLGGSSVNNERAAGYSALPMPPSQQIATHVNLPSAGMMQSLPPPPPTTYDDRNSMPLSQHEITEQSHIGMHTLGRNHNSRNHFSLNFARPGSQSPPLPPPPPPEEEHHDFGRPRNSAGQGQLAPIVPDDQNLPGWVPKNYIEKVVAIYDYYADKDDELSFQESSVLYVLKKNDDGWWEGVMDGVTGLFPGNYVEPCV; encoded by the exons ATGGTCATGGGTGAGAATATAATGGACGAATTAGCATCACTAATACGCACTGAAATTCCCGATGGACGCCAAAGTCTACGCGACAGTTACACCAACCTGGAGAGGGTGGCTGACTATTGTGAGGATACTTACTATAGAGCCGATAACAAGAAGGCCGCCTTAGAGGCCACCAAAAACTATACCACACAATCGTTGGCCAGTGTTGCTTATCAAATCAATACGCTGGCCTACAGTTACATGCAGCTGTTGGAGTTGCAGGCTCAGCAGCTAAGCGAAATGGAGTCACAAATGAATCATATAGCCCAAACGGTTCAGATTCACAAGGAGAAGGTGGCAAGAAg AGAAATTGGTGTGCTTACCGCCAATAAAGTTAGCACTCGTCAATTCAAAATTGTTGCTCCAATCAATCCGGAAAAACCCATTAAATATGTGCGCAAAGCAATTGATTATTCGATTTTGGATGATATTGGCCACAGTATCAATACAAATCAAATGAACCGTAATCCCAAACAACAGCATCGTGGCTCTTCACATGGATCGGTTCAATCGTTGGCCCAACCCTCTGTTGTGGGACCGCCACCCACCACCAAACCACCCACACCACCTCAGATGTCACGTGGCGGCAACACTGGCACTCTGGGCAAATCCGTTAGTAATACCGGAACATTGGGCAAAAGTTCACGTGAATATCGTACACCACCGGTGGTCAATCCACCACAAGTACCTTCACACTATGCACCCAACTATCCAATTGGTCATCCGAAACGTTTGTCTTCGGCCTCTTCCAGTACTACGGCCACGGGTGTTAGTAGTACCGGTTTGGGTGGTAGTTCTGTTAACAATGAACGTGCTGCTGGTTACAGTGCTCTACCAATGCCGCCAAGTCAACAAATCGCAACACATGTTAATTTACCATCAGCTGGTATGATGCAATCTTTGCCACCACCACCACCCACTACATACGATGATCGCAATAGTATGCCAC TTTCCCAACATGAGATCACTGAACAGAGTCACATTGGCATGCATACTTTGGGGCGTAATCATAATAG CCGAAATCATTTTAGCTTGAACTTTGCTAGACCCGGCTCACAATCACCACCCTTgccgccaccaccaccaccagagGAAGAGCATCATGATTTTGGACGGCCACGCAATTCAGCTGGTCAGGGACAATTAGCTCCCATAGTGCCCGATGATCAAAATTTGCCAGGATGGGTGCCCAAAAACTATATAGAAAAAG TGGTGGCCATTTATGATTATTATGCTGACAAAGATGATGAACTTAGTTTTCAGGAGAGTTCAGTATTATATGTTCTAAAGAAGAACGATGATGGCTGGTGGGAGGGTGTTATGGATGGCGTAACTGGTTTATTCCCTGGCAATTATGTGGAACCTTGTGTTTAA
- the Abi gene encoding abl interactor 2 isoform X1 codes for MVMGENIMDELASLIRTEIPDGRQSLRDSYTNLERVADYCEDTYYRADNKKAALEATKNYTTQSLASVAYQINTLAYSYMQLLELQAQQLSEMESQMNHIAQTVQIHKEKVARREIGVLTANKVSTRQFKIVAPINPEKPIKYVRKAIDYSILDDIGHSINTNQMNRNPKQQHRGSSHGSVQSLAQPSVVGPPPTTKPPTPPQMSRGGNTGTLGKSVSNTGTLGKSSREYRTPPVVNPPQVPSHYAPNYPIGHPKRLSSASSSTTATGVSSTGLGGSSVNNERAAGYSALPMPPSQQIATHVNLPSAGMMQSLPPPPPTTYDDRNSMPPPPSPLTVSQHEITEQSHIGMHTLGRNHNSRNHFSLNFARPGSQSPPLPPPPPPEEEHHDFGRPRNSAGQGQLAPIVPDDQNLPGWVPKNYIEKVVAIYDYYADKDDELSFQESSVLYVLKKNDDGWWEGVMDGVTGLFPGNYVEPCV; via the exons ATGGTCATGGGTGAGAATATAATGGACGAATTAGCATCACTAATACGCACTGAAATTCCCGATGGACGCCAAAGTCTACGCGACAGTTACACCAACCTGGAGAGGGTGGCTGACTATTGTGAGGATACTTACTATAGAGCCGATAACAAGAAGGCCGCCTTAGAGGCCACCAAAAACTATACCACACAATCGTTGGCCAGTGTTGCTTATCAAATCAATACGCTGGCCTACAGTTACATGCAGCTGTTGGAGTTGCAGGCTCAGCAGCTAAGCGAAATGGAGTCACAAATGAATCATATAGCCCAAACGGTTCAGATTCACAAGGAGAAGGTGGCAAGAAg AGAAATTGGTGTGCTTACCGCCAATAAAGTTAGCACTCGTCAATTCAAAATTGTTGCTCCAATCAATCCGGAAAAACCCATTAAATATGTGCGCAAAGCAATTGATTATTCGATTTTGGATGATATTGGCCACAGTATCAATACAAATCAAATGAACCGTAATCCCAAACAACAGCATCGTGGCTCTTCACATGGATCGGTTCAATCGTTGGCCCAACCCTCTGTTGTGGGACCGCCACCCACCACCAAACCACCCACACCACCTCAGATGTCACGTGGCGGCAACACTGGCACTCTGGGCAAATCCGTTAGTAATACCGGAACATTGGGCAAAAGTTCACGTGAATATCGTACACCACCGGTGGTCAATCCACCACAAGTACCTTCACACTATGCACCCAACTATCCAATTGGTCATCCGAAACGTTTGTCTTCGGCCTCTTCCAGTACTACGGCCACGGGTGTTAGTAGTACCGGTTTGGGTGGTAGTTCTGTTAACAATGAACGTGCTGCTGGTTACAGTGCTCTACCAATGCCGCCAAGTCAACAAATCGCAACACATGTTAATTTACCATCAGCTGGTATGATGCAATCTTTGCCACCACCACCACCCACTACATACGATGATCGCAATAGTATGCCAC CACCACCTTCTCCCTTGACAGTTTCCCAACATGAGATCACTGAACAGAGTCACATTGGCATGCATACTTTGGGGCGTAATCATAATAG CCGAAATCATTTTAGCTTGAACTTTGCTAGACCCGGCTCACAATCACCACCCTTgccgccaccaccaccaccagagGAAGAGCATCATGATTTTGGACGGCCACGCAATTCAGCTGGTCAGGGACAATTAGCTCCCATAGTGCCCGATGATCAAAATTTGCCAGGATGGGTGCCCAAAAACTATATAGAAAAAG TGGTGGCCATTTATGATTATTATGCTGACAAAGATGATGAACTTAGTTTTCAGGAGAGTTCAGTATTATATGTTCTAAAGAAGAACGATGATGGCTGGTGGGAGGGTGTTATGGATGGCGTAACTGGTTTATTCCCTGGCAATTATGTGGAACCTTGTGTTTAA